From Candidatus Sphingomonas colombiensis, one genomic window encodes:
- the nuoG gene encoding NADH-quinone oxidoreductase subunit NuoG has translation MPKVKVDGVEIEVPQGATVLQACELAGKEIPRFCYHERLSIAGNCRMCLVEVKPGPPKPQASCALPAAENQEIFTNTPMVKNAREGVMEFLLINHPLDCPICDQGGECDLQDQSIAYGRGTSRFEENKRAVTEKYMGPIVKTVMTRCIQCTRCIRFAEEVAGVEEIGALYRGENMQITSYLEEAVTSELSGNVVDLCPVGALTSKPYAFEARPWELQKTLTIDVMDAVGTNIRLDSRGRQVLRCVPRINEDVNEEWATDKTRHAVDGLVRRRLDRPFVRRDGKLVEATWDEAFAAIADVAKNAGDSVAVVAGDLVDCETMFAAKALAKSFGSSLLEGRQTGMDYDTSSLAAVNFNSTIAGVETADAILLVGTDLRWEASLVNTRVRKAIKKGAKVFAVGPETDLTYKVERLGEDLSVLAKLPEAVTEAFAKAERPMVIVGGGALKGAHGAALALVEPLGLVKDGWNGFNVVHMAASRMGGLMLGYAQKAGISVLYDAKLAFFLGADECDFAKFAGFKVYIGHHGDNGAHHADVVLPGASYAEKSGTWVNLEGRVQRGERAVFAPGDARDDWTILRALSEKLGKTLPFDTIEELRAAMAVDCPDLANTGLVTFAWNPPALAATAEGAMAGYPIKDFYLTNAICRASPTMQRCSAELIHGETFAEAAE, from the coding sequence ATGCCTAAGGTCAAAGTCGACGGCGTTGAGATCGAGGTGCCACAGGGCGCCACCGTGCTGCAGGCGTGCGAGCTTGCCGGCAAGGAGATCCCGCGCTTCTGCTATCACGAACGGCTCTCGATCGCCGGCAATTGCCGCATGTGTCTGGTCGAGGTGAAGCCGGGACCGCCCAAGCCGCAGGCAAGCTGCGCGCTGCCGGCGGCGGAAAATCAGGAAATCTTCACCAACACCCCGATGGTGAAGAACGCCCGCGAGGGCGTGATGGAATTCCTGTTGATCAACCACCCGCTCGATTGCCCGATCTGCGATCAGGGGGGCGAGTGCGATCTGCAGGATCAGTCGATCGCTTATGGCCGCGGCACCTCGCGCTTCGAGGAAAACAAGCGCGCGGTGACCGAGAAGTACATGGGGCCGATCGTCAAGACGGTGATGACGCGCTGCATCCAGTGCACGCGTTGCATCCGCTTTGCCGAGGAAGTGGCGGGCGTCGAGGAAATCGGCGCGCTCTATCGCGGCGAGAACATGCAGATCACCTCCTATCTGGAGGAAGCGGTCACCAGCGAGCTTTCGGGCAATGTGGTCGATCTCTGCCCGGTCGGCGCGCTGACCTCGAAGCCTTATGCGTTCGAGGCGCGCCCGTGGGAGTTGCAGAAGACGCTGACCATCGACGTGATGGACGCGGTCGGCACCAACATCCGCCTCGACAGCCGTGGGCGTCAGGTGCTGCGCTGCGTGCCGCGCATCAACGAAGACGTGAACGAGGAGTGGGCGACCGACAAGACGCGCCACGCGGTTGATGGCCTCGTCCGTCGCCGGCTCGATCGTCCATTCGTGCGCCGTGACGGCAAGCTGGTCGAAGCGACGTGGGACGAAGCCTTTGCCGCGATCGCGGACGTGGCGAAGAACGCGGGCGACAGCGTTGCCGTCGTCGCGGGCGATCTGGTTGATTGCGAAACGATGTTCGCGGCCAAGGCGTTGGCGAAGTCGTTCGGCTCGTCGCTGCTCGAAGGGCGGCAGACGGGCATGGATTATGACACGTCCAGCCTCGCCGCGGTGAATTTCAACAGCACGATCGCTGGCGTCGAGACGGCGGACGCGATCCTGCTGGTCGGCACCGATCTGCGCTGGGAAGCGAGCCTCGTTAACACGCGCGTGCGCAAGGCGATCAAGAAGGGCGCGAAGGTATTCGCGGTCGGCCCGGAAACCGATCTCACCTATAAGGTCGAGCGACTGGGCGAAGATCTTTCCGTGCTCGCCAAGCTGCCGGAAGCGGTGACCGAGGCGTTCGCCAAGGCCGAGCGGCCGATGGTGATCGTCGGTGGCGGTGCGCTGAAGGGCGCGCACGGTGCCGCGCTGGCGCTGGTCGAGCCGCTGGGCCTCGTGAAGGACGGCTGGAACGGCTTCAATGTCGTTCACATGGCGGCGAGCCGGATGGGCGGGCTGATGCTCGGCTACGCGCAAAAGGCCGGTATCTCGGTGCTTTACGATGCGAAGCTCGCATTCTTTCTCGGTGCGGACGAATGCGATTTCGCGAAGTTCGCCGGCTTCAAGGTCTATATCGGCCACCATGGCGACAATGGCGCGCATCACGCGGATGTCGTGTTGCCGGGCGCGAGCTATGCCGAGAAGTCGGGCACCTGGGTCAACCTCGAAGGCCGCGTCCAGCGTGGCGAGCGCGCGGTGTTCGCACCGGGTGACGCACGCGATGACTGGACGATCCTGCGCGCTTTGTCCGAAAAGCTCGGCAAGACGCTGCCGTTCGACACGATCGAGGAACTGCGCGCCGCGATGGCCGTGGACTGCCCCGATCTGGCGAACACCGGGCTCGTCACCTTCGCGTGGAACCCGCCGGCGCTCGCTGCGACGGCGGAGGGCGCGATGGCGGGCTATCCGATCAAGGATTTCTATCTCACCAACGCGATCTGCCGCGCATCGCCCACGATGCAGCGCTGCTCGGCGGAACTGATCCACGGTGAGACCTTCGCGGAGGCGGCGGAGTGA